The Alnus glutinosa chromosome 8, dhAlnGlut1.1, whole genome shotgun sequence DNA segment GATAGTATACTCTCATTCTGATTCTGTAATTACCGGAGATACTAAATTTTTGGACTTAATTTTAGGGGCTTTTGTCTTTCCTCTTAAGTTTCATTCTCTTGTCTTCTGAAAAGGTGAGAAATGTTTCTTTATGAATCTTGGCTAAAAAATAGCTCTTTTTTCCACCCTTCTGTCAAAAAAACAATGATTCCATTAGAAAATGGTGGAACGTCAAGGAAAAAATGTGGAGATGGAATGTACTCCCTAACCAGAATACCAAAGAGAGAACCAAAGGATAGATGGTAGAAAAAGTTGAATGTGAGATCTGACATAATGTCATCTCCATGTGCCACTGCTTTTCTTTAGCTCTTAAGTCTGCTGTTTGAtgatatgaaaaagaaaacggCACTCTTAGGTGCCCATATTATTTTGCCTGCCCTTAATGAGATTAGCAACTTTCCATAGCCCGTTCTAAAATCTAGttcaatcatttttcaaaagttatcTGAATAGTGAACTTGCTGCCTCTTTGAGTTGAGCCATAAGTAGTGATGTCTGGTGTAAcacatggctatggctttacgAATTCGCATTGTCATTCCTCCCTCTTACCATTTTAGAGTGCCCTCTTTCTTAGTTATGCTCGCATAAGGAGGCTGTTATGTTAGTTCCAATGCATTTTATAGAGCTTAAAATACAGAATTTAAGGTAGTTGACGTAGCAGTGGATGCAGCAAAGCATACAAATGTTTGTACCTTGTCATGCAATAATTGCCTCTAGAAGTTCTGACATAAAGTTCTTTATATGTTGGAATTATGATTCATATTTACTAGctatgacatcatttttggctCCTTTGCGTAATATTCTGTTTGCTTCTGGTGGGTTATTATCTTTTTAATGTGTATGTACTTAGATTCATTTCACCTCCTTATATAGAACACAAGGGAGACAGCCTTTGCAATTCGAAAGTTGCCTCTGGTCAAGGCCAAAAGGTATTTGGAGGATGTTTTGGCCCACAAGCAAGCCATTCCATTCCGGCGCTTTTGTCGTGGAGTTGGGCGAACGGCACAAGCTAAGAACCGCCATTCAAATGGACAAGGACGCTGGCCTGCGAAGTCTGCAAAGTTTATTCTGGATTTACTAAAGAATGCTGAGAGTAATGCCGAGGTTTGTAATATTTTACTTGAATTCTTGTTATTTTGGGGTTCCATTTCTGTTGTCTAAACACACCACATTTTCGTGTTGTCAACCATTCTCTAGGTGAAAGGGTTGGATGTGGATTCACTTCACATATCTCACATCCAGGTAAATCAAGCCCAGAAGCAAAGGCGTCGCACATACCGTGCTCATGGAAGAATTAACCGTGAGTGCTTCTTCTTGTCCACTGCTGAGTTGAGTTGTCTTTTCTCTACTTTAGTGTCAAATTTTATGTTTACATATAAATTCTTTTGGCAGCCTACATGTCATCTCCATGCCACATTGAGTTGATTTTGTCAGAAAAGGAAGAACCTGTCAAAAAAGAGGTAATTTGAGACATAATGGTGTTATTTTGTGTGAAAGTGCTTgctttttatttgtaaaaactTTCTTTTGTACTTGTATCTTGTTTATGATAGTCTCCGAAATCCAGTCATAAGTGGTATTGACATTATTCAATGTTTCCACTAATTTTGCAGCCTGAGACTCAGTTGGCTCCTAAGAAATCAAAGACTCAAGCCCTGCGTAGCGGTGCTTCTTCTTGAGATGCAGAGTCGTAGACCGTATTTCAGCGTTCTTCTTTCTTAGTTGTTTCAtgagaacgtttttgtctgtctTATTTAATGAAGTGCTATAAACTCAGAGTTCGTCTCTAGAGAATCTTGTATTGTGTTTTTGGAGCTTAATGCAAACCATTTTAGACATTTTCTTCCTCGATCTGCGTGGGCAAGATTCCATTTCTCAATGTGTTGACTGGTGAGTAGTACTTGGAATTTCGGATGGTGTTAAAAGTGCCACAAATTGTTCTTGTCGGGGCTCTCGATCACCTAGCCCCAACCCAGTGAAAATAAGAATTTCCCTTAAAATTATTGAAGGGATTTGGATTTGGCTTGGTTAGATGATGAACTAGTTCATTTCAGCTCAAATCAACTTGACTTGAATTTGGTTTGTCTAATAAATAAGCGAATTTACTCGTATAAATTCGGCTTCAATTTTATAATTTCGTATaaattttgtataattttatttttatagttttattttaattttataattagaacATCTTAAATAAAGGACTATCTtcttaatatataataaatatagcttgaattattattattgtgaatCTTGATATTATGTTTGTGTACATGAGTATGTGTATAAACCTGTGCATAATgaatttagttatatatatatagacaagttaatttatttaattaactcaaatgatTAAATCTTCATAATAATTAGTAcagatttacaaaaaaataaacaatcataatattttatgatttaatttatataaagaataaataagtCAATTGAACAACTTATGAATAAGTTTAAGTACGTTCGAAAAATTAATGAGTCAAACTTGAGTAAATTATCTAACTCAATAAAAACTCAAATTCTGCTcatgttcgaaataaaattaaataaactgagCCTTAACATTCCATACTCAAATCAATTTAATGGGtaagatttaattttattctctttcacatgaaaattttgaaattaaatctaaactagTTAAAAAACTACAAGAACTGTACTATAATTTTTCAACAGCACCTCAGTTAAATCTAGGTGCTAAATCCATTTTTTGAAGAGCACCTTTGAATCTTTGATACGCCTATTTACCGAAATGGTATCTTACCATCTAACTTGAAAATGAGAGATCCTATACATCCTCCCTCCGATCGCTTTGGAGGggggcaaaagaaaaagaaaattaattaaaccaGAAGCGAGGGCTTAAGAATGTCGAGGGTAAAAACACATGGACAGAAAAGAATCATTCCACCGAATGAAGTTGAATGACAAGTATATTTGGATTACAAAACGGCTCATTAATGCCAACACAAAACAATCAAGACTGTTGCACCCAAAGAGGAGCTTCAAGGTTGCACAGCTTCCAGAAGTTTCTCATA contains these protein-coding regions:
- the LOC133876514 gene encoding large ribosomal subunit protein uL22y, with the translated sequence MVKYSREPDNPTKSCKARGSDLRVHFKNTRETAFAIRKLPLVKAKRYLEDVLAHKQAIPFRRFCRGVGRTAQAKNRHSNGQGRWPAKSAKFILDLLKNAESNAEVKGLDVDSLHISHIQVNQAQKQRRRTYRAHGRINPYMSSPCHIELILSEKEEPVKKEPETQLAPKKSKTQALRSGASS